The Lutra lutra chromosome 10, mLutLut1.2, whole genome shotgun sequence genome contains a region encoding:
- the UBQLNL gene encoding ubiquilin-like protein, whose amino-acid sequence MPHVISRTPRMAQSGHPSGLSADKNISSRVTRVIVKTAGKQEDFIIADDTSVRQFKEKLSAHFKCQMDQLVLVFMGRLLKDHDTLSQRGILDGHTIHLVIKSKCSSRSLAHSPQNLLTKEPSHQDRITKGNSNGAYQPASVSHTTVESSLLVEPDAPKVQSQELEVGSPEYIAQMLQNPSVQQLLSNTDLMRQFISEHPDMQQLMQQNPEVSHIFDNSEILWQTLELARNLAMIREIMQIQQPEENPECPLNPQSHSGLETRPGGDSALGQTYVDCNDQMLNSSQDPFGDNPFRALLEGQVLEQVQSSPPSPAPPQERRDQLPQLPTTRVIYTSSCGLTSITSANVSPNRVNHTPSAYTTTISSKGQSPNCPFQQPTGIPALPSIELTQQPQAEDKDATIPLNSSDQKLEDDLQPSDEQTSSQITGSMMQLLLNNPYLAAQMMLFISMPQLNEQCRQQLPTFQQQTQLSDMITALANPKATQAILQIEQGLQLLATEAPFLLSWVAPYLWGLGWLPAPSCSYPDTVPWAWDVPDIAEPKDPECCHKSGTVLQRLQSLAGDPSHLPQAPEIRFSQQMESLQAMGFGNPHANLQALIATEGDTSAAIRKLKRSQGF is encoded by the coding sequence ATGCCGCATGTCATCTCACGAACACCCAGGATGGCCCAGAGTGGGCATCCTTCAGGTTTGTCTGCAGACAAGAATATCTCTTCAAGGGTCACCCGAGTGATAGTGAAGACAGCAGGCAAGCAGGAAGACTTTATAATAGCAGATGACACCTCAGTGAGGCAATTCAAGGAGAAGCTATCTGCTCACTTCAAGTGCCAGATGGACCAACTTGTGCTGGTCTTCATGGGCCGCCTTCTTAAGGATCACGATACGCTGAGCCAGAGGGGCATCCTAGATGGCCACACCATTCACTTGGTCATAAAGTCCAAATGCAGCTCCAGATCCCTAGCCCATTCCCCCCAGAACCTGCTGACCAAAGAGCCCAGCCACCAGGACAGAATCACCAAAGGAAACAGCAATGGGGCATACCAACCTGCCAGTGTGAGTCACACCACAGTGGAATCATCCCTCCTTGTGGAACCTGATGCACCCAAAGTGCAGAGCCAGGAACTAGAAGTAGGTAGTCCAGAGTACATAGCCCAGATGCTACAGAATCCTAGTGTCCAGCAGCTTCTGTCTAACACAGACCTCATGAGGCAGTTCATCTCAGAACACCCAGACATGCAACAACTGATGCAGCAGAATCCAGAAGTCTCCCACATCTTTGACAATTCTGAGATCTTATGGCAGACTCTGGAACTGGCCAGAAACCTTGCCATGATTCGAGAGATAATGCAGATCCAGCAACCTGAAGAGAATCCTGAGTGTCCACTGAACCCACAGTCACATTCGGGCTTAGAGACAAGGCCAGGTGGGGACAGTGCCCTGGGTCAGACTTATGTGGATTGCAATGACCAAATGCTCAACAGCTCACAAGATCCCTTTGGGGACAACCCCTTCAGAGCTCTCCTGGAAGGACAAGTTTTGGAACAAGTTCAATCCTCACCTCCATCTCCAGCACCACCCCAGGAACGGCGGGACCAGCTCCCACAGCTCCCTACAACCCGAGTCATCTACACTAGTTCTTGTGGTTTAACCTCCATCACCTCAGCCAATGTTAGCCCTAACAGAGTGAACCATACTCCCAGTGCCTACACCACCACTATCTCCAGCAAGGGCCAGAGTCCTAACTGCCCCTTTCAGCAGCCAACTGGGATACCAGCCTTACCTAGCATAGAGCTcacccagcagccccaggcagAGGATAAAGATGCCACCATCCCTCTAAATAGCTCTGACCAGAAATTAGAGGATGATCTCCAGCCTTCAGATGAGCAGACCAGCTCCCAGATCACAGGAAGCATGATGCAGTTGCTTTTAAACAACCCGTACTTGGCAGCCCAGATGATGCTGTTCATAAGTATGCCCCAGCTGAATGAACAGTGTAGGCAGCAGCTGCCCACATTCCAGCAGCAGACACAGCTTTCTGACATGATTACAGCCCTAGCCAACCCCAAAGCAACACAAGCAATATTGCAAATTGAGCAGGGTCTGCAGCTCTTGGCCACAGAGGCTCCTTTTCTTCTATCCTGGGTTGCACCCTACCTATGGGGCCTGGGTTGGCTTCCTGCGCCCAGCTGCAGCTATCCTGACACAGTGCCCTGGGCCTGGGATGTGCCAGATATTGCTGAACCCAAAGATCCTGAATGCTGCCATAAATCTGGAACAGTCCTGCAGAGGCTACAGTCCTTAGCTGGAGACCCTTCCCACCTTCCACAAGCCCCTGAGATACGTTTCAGTCAGCAGATGGAATCTCTACAGGCCATGGGATTTGGAAACCCCCATGCCAATCTGCAGGCACTCATTGCTACTGAGGGGGACACCAGTGCTGCTATTCGCAAACTCAAGAGATCCCAAGGATTCTAA
- the LOC125078903 gene encoding ubiquilin-3-like: protein MAKSGEALPQGSPALIQDPHLIKVTVKTPKDKEDFSVTDTCTIQQLKEEISQRFKAHPDQLVLIFAGKILKDPDSLAQCGVRDGLTVHLVIKMQRHTMGTECPASSVPAPAPSPGSFPQPSSIYPADGPPTFSLSLLTGLSGLGLTSGSFSDQPSSLMWQHVSVPEFVAQIIDDPFIQGLLSNTGLMRQLVLDNPHMQQLMQHNPEIGHILNNPEIMRQTLEFLRNPAMMQEMMRSQDRALSNLESIPGGYNVLRTMYTDIMDPMLNAVQEQFGGNPFATATTANATSSSSQPSRTENCDPLPNPWASTYGGTGGRRGRHPGDQDGSETRNRVPNILGNIGLYDYLQQLHESPQSLGTYLQGTASTLNPNQEPPQPGNRIPPTSSSSQERESGQPLPKESVAIKGKSSCPSFLRYPPERSAGQDGGQGGTGNGSGGHTTNMPDLILGLGCLANRLPFVPSPPSPMAASPGMPEHAWLPPPPYPRSLRPPSMSQVSQLQDEMRRQLPLLLHLQAALTNPRAMQALLQIEQGLQILATEAPRLLLWFMPCLAGLGSMAGSTESREGTLRQEDPSLVPASEVPPAQGSAELGLHSIPLLQMLQALAGTNPQQLQPEIHFRVQLEQLRAMGFLNPEANLQALIATGGDVDAAVEKLRQA from the coding sequence ATGGCCAAAAGTGGAGAGGCCCTGCCACAGGGCAGCCCAGCACTGATCCAGGATCCCCACCTCATCAAGGTGACAGTGAAGACGCCCAAGGACAAGGAGGATTTCTCAGTTACAGACACTTGCACCATCCAGCAGCTGAAGGAAGAGATATCCCAGCGCTTTAAGGCCCACCCTGATCAGTTGGTCCTAATCTTCGCTGGCAAAATCCTCAAGGACCCCGACTCACTGGCACAGTGTGGAGTTCGAGATGGCCTCACCGTCCACCTGGTCATCAAGATGCAACGCCACACCATGGGCACCGAGTGTCCGGCGTCTTCAGTCCCTgcaccagcccccagccctggctcatTCCCTCAGCCAAGCTCCATTTACCCAGCAGATGGGCCACCCACCTTTAGTTTAAGTCTTCTCACAGGCCTCAGTGGGCTAGGCCTGACCTCGGGTAGTTTCTCTGACCAGCCCAGCTCACTGATGTGGCAGCACGTCTCTGTCCCTGAGTTTGTGGCTCAGATCATTGATGACCCTTTCATCCAGGGTCTGCTATCCAACACAGGCTTGATGCGCCAGTTGGTTCTTGACAACCCCCATATGCAGCAGCTAATGCAGCACAACCCCGAGATTGGGCATATTCTcaacaaccctgaaatcatgcgCCAGACGCTGGAGTTCCTACGCAACCCAGCCATGATGCAAGAGATGATGCGCAGCCAGGACCGGGCACTCAGTAACCTGGAGAGCATCCCTGGGGGCTACAATGTGCTTCGTACCATGTACACAGATATTATGGACCCAATGCTTAACGCAGTACAGGAGCAGTTCGGTGGCAATCCCTTTGCTACTGCCACTACTGCTAAtgccaccagcagcagcagccaacCTTCGAGGACAGAGAATTGCgaccctctccccaacccctgggcTTCCACATATGGAGGCACGGGTGGCAGGCGAGGCAGGCATCCTGGGGACCAGGATGGATCAGAAACTAGAAATAGGGTTCCCAACATTCTGGGTAATATAGGGCTCTATGACTATCTTCAGCAATTACATGAGAGCCCCCAGTCCCTGGGAACCTATCTGCAAGGGACTGCGTCCACCCTCAATCCAAACCAAGAACCACCACAACCAGGAAATCGGATCCCCCCAACTTCGTCCTCCTCCCAGGAACGTGAGTCAGGCCAGCCTCTCCCCAAAGAGTCAGTAGCCATCAAGGGAAAGTCCTCTTGCCCATCCTTCCTGAGATATCCCCCAGAGAGGAGTGCTGGACAAGATGGAGGCCAAGGCGGCACAGGGAACGGCTCCGGTGGCCACACCACTAACATGCCTGACCTTATCTTAGGGCTGGGGTGTTTGGCCAACAGGTTGCCATTTGTTCCTTCACCACCTTCCCCCATGGCAGCTTCCCCTGGGATGCCTGAGCATGCctggctccccccaccacctTATCCAAGATCTCTGAGGCCTCCCAGCATGAGCCAGGTCTCACAGTTGCAGGACGAGATGCGCCGGCAGCTGCCACTGCTCCTGCACCTTCAGGCAGCCTTGACAAACCCTCGCGCCATGCAAGCCCTACTCCAGATTGAGCAGGGTCTGCAGATCCTGGCTACTGAAGCACCTCGCCTCCTGCTCTGGTTCATGCCTTGCCTGGCAGGCCTGGGAAGTATGGCAGGCAGTACAGAGTCTAGAGAGGGCACCCTTAGGCAGGAGGATCCCTCTCTAGTCCCAGCTTCCGAGGTTcccccagcacagggctctgCGGAGCTGGGCCTCCATTCCATCCCTCTCCTCCAGATGTTGCAAGCTCTAGCTGGTACCAATCCCCAGCAGCTGCAGCCCGAGATTCACTTCCGGGTGCAGCTAGAGCAACTGCGCGCAATGGGCTTTCTGAATCCCGAAGCCAATCTCCAGGCCCTCATAGCCACTGGGGGTGATGTGGATGCTGCTGTGGAGAAGCTGAGGCAGGCATAG